One genomic window of Chitinophagaceae bacterium includes the following:
- a CDS encoding DUF2202 domain-containing protein, with translation MKAIILAIVLAIASTATMAQLISENEKSTILQMREEEKMSRDVYLTLNEKWNQKVFANTAESESYHMTQVELLIEKYKLEDPVAVNEDNRGLFSDNDLQVKYVDLVAAGSVSLQASFRTAAKVEEMDILDLRIAIANSTDKEITGTYNYLLHESESHLVAFVRNLDRLGILYQPVILSKEDFNEIMNRKGI, from the coding sequence ATGAAAGCAATAATTCTGGCAATAGTTCTTGCAATTGCAAGTACCGCTACAATGGCTCAGCTCATTTCAGAAAATGAAAAAAGCACCATTCTTCAAATGAGAGAAGAGGAAAAAATGTCCAGAGATGTTTATTTGACGTTGAATGAGAAATGGAATCAGAAAGTATTTGCAAATACAGCGGAGAGTGAATCCTACCATATGACGCAGGTGGAGTTGTTGATAGAAAAATATAAATTGGAAGATCCTGTGGCTGTAAATGAGGATAACCGTGGTTTATTTTCAGATAATGATTTACAGGTAAAGTATGTTGATCTGGTGGCTGCCGGAAGTGTCAGTCTTCAGGCTTCGTTCAGAACCGCTGCCAAAGTGGAAGAGATGGATATTCTTGACCTGAGAATTGCTATCGCTAATTCAACAGACAAAGAAATTACAGGCACCTATAATTACCTGTTGCATGAATCTGAGAGTCACCTTGTGGCATTTGTCCGGAACCTCGACAGGTTGGGAATTCTTTATCAACCGGTAATCCTGAGCAAGGAAGATTTCAATGAAATCATGAATAGAAAGGGAATCTGA
- a CDS encoding SCP2 sterol-binding domain-containing protein, with product MTAAALIQSLPQRMKVGAGQGIDLLYHFKISGEHGGDFTVKVKDGVCSVEKGLSGDPKCEIEAMDTVYEDVEMGRTNAQMAVLFGKLKVSNIPSLLKFVEMFERAV from the coding sequence ATGACAGCAGCAGCACTTATTCAATCACTACCTCAAAGAATGAAAGTTGGTGCCGGCCAGGGAATCGACCTCCTTTATCATTTCAAAATTTCGGGCGAACATGGAGGCGATTTTACGGTGAAAGTTAAAGACGGCGTTTGTAGTGTTGAAAAGGGACTCAGTGGTGATCCCAAATGTGAAATTGAAGCGATGGATACGGTGTATGAAGATGTGGAAATGGGACGCACCAATGCACAGATGGCTGTACTATTCGGGAAATTGAAAGTCAGCAACATTCCATCGTTGTTGAAATTCGTTGAGATGTTTGAACGTGCCGTTTGA
- a CDS encoding class I SAM-dependent methyltransferase → MSSPSTNNLNSSNISNPSNISRPHLFEFEDLPWFPQVIREGMMDFLRHNISWLNFYEPVAPLLKETLMATQKNELLELCAGGGGGVLKLMKYLNAIDCHPQITLSDLYPNIETYQKLKLETNGKIDFMEQPVDALNVPATVTGMRLLFSSFHHFRPESAKEILADAVNKKEAIGIFDAGNKGIFTMLFGVILLQPIAFLVLTPFFKPFRWSRLLFTYLLPLIPLCTIWDGCISILRFYTVEELKVLTEQISPNHYTWKVGQLKNRWGLKVNYLIGHP, encoded by the coding sequence ATGAGTTCACCTTCAACAAACAATCTAAACTCCTCAAACATTTCAAACCCTTCAAACATTTCAAGACCACATCTCTTCGAATTTGAAGATCTCCCCTGGTTTCCGCAGGTAATTCGCGAAGGCATGATGGATTTTTTGAGACACAATATCTCCTGGTTGAATTTCTATGAACCCGTAGCGCCGTTGTTAAAAGAAACATTGATGGCAACACAGAAAAATGAATTGCTCGAGCTATGTGCAGGTGGTGGCGGTGGTGTTTTAAAGCTGATGAAATATTTAAATGCGATTGATTGCCATCCTCAAATAACACTCAGTGATTTGTATCCGAATATAGAAACCTACCAAAAGTTAAAACTTGAAACAAATGGGAAAATTGATTTCATGGAACAACCGGTGGATGCATTAAATGTTCCTGCGACAGTAACGGGAATGCGTTTGTTGTTTTCTTCCTTTCATCATTTCAGACCTGAATCAGCCAAAGAAATTCTCGCAGACGCCGTAAATAAAAAGGAAGCGATAGGAATTTTTGACGCGGGTAATAAAGGTATTTTTACAATGCTCTTCGGAGTCATACTTTTGCAACCCATTGCATTTTTGGTACTCACTCCTTTTTTCAAACCTTTCCGGTGGAGCAGATTGCTGTTTACCTACCTCCTTCCGCTCATTCCTTTGTGCACCATTTGGGACGGTTGCATTTCTATACTGCGATTTTATACAGTGGAAGAGTTGAAAGTCCTTACAGAACAAATTTCGCCCAATCATTATACCTGGAAAGTGGGCCAGCTCAAAAACAGATGGGGACTAAAAGTGAATTACCTCATTGGCCATCCATAA
- a CDS encoding adenylate/guanylate cyclase domain-containing protein, producing the protein MSSRNIRNNIFFQITGWTFSAWLFMVIRVAGLADYERIKLIEPIRYQVIFIQSTMAGFTIGLLLGILDIFLSKSKLRKRSFGFLVVIKGLIYISTIIIVVSLIHFITGLSDQLSIQQELVKLKVFYHQGLLIAILVYALVISFLISFILQVNQKFGPGILLPMLLGKYFKPQQENRIFLFLDLRSSTTYAEKIGHVLFSELIQDCFYDLAKQVEKFQAEICLYVGDEAVITWKLKNGLLNNNCLRITLAYNEQLQSRSEHYKIKYGMVPEFKGGLNAGLVMVAEVGEIKKEITYHGDVVNTASRIQNLCNQYGKNLLISEQLKNQLPPANDLQFQLIGSLELKGKKELVSIFSVEKN; encoded by the coding sequence ATGTCCTCCAGAAATATCCGGAATAACATTTTCTTTCAAATTACGGGCTGGACATTCTCTGCCTGGTTGTTTATGGTAATTCGCGTTGCCGGACTTGCAGATTATGAACGCATCAAGTTAATTGAACCCATCCGTTACCAGGTAATATTCATCCAGAGTACCATGGCTGGATTTACAATCGGGCTGCTGTTGGGTATTCTTGATATTTTCCTGTCAAAAAGTAAATTACGTAAACGATCCTTTGGCTTTTTAGTGGTTATAAAAGGATTGATTTATATCAGCACCATAATTATTGTGGTTTCACTTATTCATTTCATTACCGGACTGTCAGATCAACTCAGCATACAGCAGGAATTGGTAAAGCTGAAAGTGTTTTATCACCAGGGATTGCTGATTGCAATTCTTGTTTATGCATTGGTGATTTCCTTCCTGATAAGCTTTATACTGCAGGTGAATCAGAAATTCGGTCCGGGAATATTGTTGCCAATGTTACTGGGCAAATATTTTAAACCACAACAGGAAAACCGCATCTTTCTTTTTCTCGATCTCCGTTCTTCCACCACCTATGCCGAAAAAATCGGCCATGTGCTTTTCAGCGAACTGATACAGGATTGTTTCTATGATCTTGCCAAACAAGTGGAAAAATTTCAAGCCGAAATTTGTTTGTATGTTGGCGATGAAGCAGTAATTACCTGGAAGCTGAAAAACGGATTGCTTAATAATAACTGCCTTCGCATAACACTTGCTTACAACGAACAGCTTCAGTCACGATCTGAACACTACAAAATCAAATACGGCATGGTCCCCGAATTCAAAGGAGGGTTGAATGCAGGACTGGTGATGGTGGCTGAAGTAGGTGAAATAAAAAAAGAGATCACTTATCACGGTGATGTAGTTAATACAGCTTCACGCATTCAGAATCTCTGCAACCAGTATGGCAAAAATTTGCTGATCTCCGAACAATTAAAAAATCAATTACCTCCCGCCAACGATCTTCAATTTCAATTGATAGGCTCGCTCGAACTGAAAGGCAAAAAGGAATTGGTGAGTATATTTAGCGTCGAAAAGAATTAA